In the genome of Mucilaginibacter defluvii, one region contains:
- a CDS encoding AI-2E family transporter yields the protein MSVFSYKQRNNIILVSIIVLGCFLLYALSGLFSSILGAVVLYTIFRSTYIYLVEKRGLNGPIVAVGVIVVSLIVIVIPFLLLSFMVINKIAELSSDTLLLQRWFRKIDAFTDANLNKPNFAEEAVQKLSNYATELFPSLIIVPANIIITLLFMYFILYFMFVQMRSFEAGLLRYAPVREQHALKFAQELRNSTYSNVLGQGIISIVQGVLLANGFWIFGIPDPIFWGVIGTFISFLPVVGAPTLTIPAGLLLMADGHAIKGVVLIAYGVLFIGNVDNVLRMAINKRIANTHPLISLVGVFIGLPLFGILGLVFGPLLLSYFLLLVEIYQTNRMAAERLERIRTGPDL from the coding sequence ATGTCCGTTTTTAGTTATAAGCAGCGTAACAATATCATATTGGTCAGCATTATTGTGCTTGGCTGCTTTTTGTTATATGCTTTAAGCGGATTGTTCAGCTCCATACTGGGCGCGGTGGTACTTTATACCATATTTAGATCGACATACATTTACCTGGTTGAAAAACGCGGACTCAACGGCCCTATTGTGGCGGTGGGCGTTATCGTGGTATCGCTTATTGTAATCGTTATACCTTTCCTGCTGCTCAGTTTTATGGTGATCAATAAAATTGCTGAGCTTAGTTCTGATACACTGTTGCTGCAACGGTGGTTCAGGAAGATAGATGCTTTCACCGATGCCAATTTAAACAAGCCGAATTTCGCTGAAGAAGCGGTACAAAAATTAAGTAATTACGCCACTGAGCTGTTTCCGTCGCTTATAATCGTCCCTGCAAACATCATCATAACACTGCTGTTCATGTACTTCATTTTATATTTTATGTTTGTACAGATGCGAAGCTTTGAGGCTGGCCTTTTGCGATACGCGCCCGTGCGCGAGCAGCACGCTTTAAAATTCGCGCAGGAGCTGCGCAACTCCACTTATTCCAACGTTTTGGGGCAGGGCATTATATCAATAGTGCAAGGTGTATTGCTGGCAAATGGTTTTTGGATATTTGGTATACCCGACCCGATTTTCTGGGGCGTTATAGGTACTTTTATCTCGTTTTTACCTGTTGTAGGTGCGCCGACCCTCACCATACCTGCCGGACTTTTATTAATGGCCGACGGGCATGCCATAAAGGGTGTGGTGCTGATTGCGTACGGCGTGCTGTTTATCGGCAATGTTGATAACGTTTTGCGTATGGCCATCAACAAACGCATTGCCAATACGCATCCGCTGATATCGTTAGTAGGTGTGTTCATCGGTCTGCCCCTATTTGGTATTCTGGGTTTGGTATTTGGCCCTTTGCTGTTATCGTATTTTCTGCTGCTGGTTGAAATTTACCAAACCAACCGTATGGCTGCCGAGCGCCTGGAGCGCATACGCACCGGGCCGGATCTTTAA
- a CDS encoding enoyl-CoA hydratase/isomerase family protein: MSFQNLNIQHQKGICHITINRESKLNALNQLTLTEIGTAVKAALANSEVSGIIITGAGAKAFAAGADIAEFAQLDAEGGRLMAQNAQHNVFNAIEQANKPIIAAINGFALGGGLELALACHIRIASANARLGLPEVTLGLIPGYGGTQRLTRLIGRGRALEMILTADMITAAQALELGLVNHVTAPDVLLTKAEEILEKIMSRAPLAVAAAIRAVNAAGTGNGFDTEISEFAACFNTADTREGISAFIDKRNPDFKGE, encoded by the coding sequence ATGTCCTTTCAAAACCTGAATATTCAGCATCAAAAAGGTATTTGTCATATCACCATTAACCGGGAGAGCAAGCTCAACGCGCTTAATCAGCTCACCCTCACTGAAATTGGCACTGCCGTAAAAGCGGCTTTGGCTAATAGCGAGGTAAGCGGCATTATAATAACCGGTGCAGGCGCAAAAGCTTTTGCGGCGGGTGCTGATATTGCTGAGTTTGCTCAGCTTGATGCCGAAGGTGGCAGGTTGATGGCGCAAAACGCGCAGCACAACGTTTTTAATGCGATAGAGCAGGCAAATAAGCCTATTATTGCAGCTATAAACGGTTTTGCACTGGGCGGGGGGCTTGAACTGGCGCTGGCCTGCCATATACGTATAGCATCAGCCAATGCCAGGCTGGGTTTACCAGAGGTTACCCTGGGGCTGATACCGGGCTACGGTGGTACTCAACGGCTAACCCGACTTATTGGCCGCGGGCGGGCGCTGGAGATGATCTTAACGGCGGATATGATAACTGCCGCACAGGCGCTCGAATTGGGGCTAGTTAACCATGTAACAGCGCCTGACGTACTGTTGACGAAGGCGGAAGAAATACTGGAGAAGATAATGAGCCGTGCGCCGCTTGCAGTTGCGGCCGCAATAAGGGCTGTAAACGCCGCGGGTACGGGCAATGGTTTTGATACCGAGATCAGCGAGTTTGCGGCATGTTTTAACACTGCAGATACACGCGAAGGTATAAGCGCATTTATAGATAAAAGAAACCCCGATTTTAAGGGCGAATAA
- the trmB gene encoding tRNA (guanosine(46)-N7)-methyltransferase TrmB codes for MGKDKLRRFAEVATFSNVLQLDEGKVMQGQWTAAFFKNENPVVLELACGKGEYTVNLATMFPDKNFIGIDYKGNRIWRGAKTAIEEGVANVGFLRIQIETILDYFAPGEVDEIWITFPDPQPQLSREKKRLTSPRFLEKYKQILKPGGFINLKTDNDDLHAYTVEKIAELSLKLHVRTEDLYKSEYADEVLSIKTYYERKYLQDNKNINYLKFSF; via the coding sequence GTGGGTAAAGATAAATTACGCAGGTTTGCCGAGGTGGCAACCTTTAGCAATGTTTTGCAATTAGACGAAGGTAAGGTAATGCAAGGCCAATGGACTGCAGCCTTTTTCAAGAACGAAAACCCGGTGGTGCTTGAACTGGCCTGTGGCAAAGGAGAGTACACCGTGAACCTGGCCACCATGTTTCCGGATAAGAATTTTATCGGCATTGATTATAAGGGTAACCGCATTTGGCGTGGCGCTAAAACAGCCATTGAAGAGGGCGTGGCCAACGTAGGTTTTCTGCGCATACAAATTGAAACCATTTTGGATTATTTTGCACCCGGCGAGGTTGACGAGATCTGGATCACTTTCCCGGATCCGCAACCACAGCTAAGCCGCGAAAAAAAGCGTTTAACCTCACCTCGTTTTCTCGAGAAATATAAGCAGATACTTAAGCCGGGCGGATTCATCAACCTAAAAACGGATAATGACGATTTACACGCTTACACTGTCGAAAAGATTGCAGAACTGAGTTTAAAGCTGCACGTTCGTACCGAGGACTTATATAAGTCGGAATATGCCGATGAAGTGCTTTCTATCAAAACCTATTACGAGCGTAAGTACTTGCAGGACAACAAAAACATCAATTACCTGAAATTCTCCTTTTAA
- a CDS encoding glutamine--tRNA ligase/YqeY domain fusion protein yields the protein MSEERSLNFIEEIVEDDITAGKHGGRVHTRFPPEPNGYLHIGHAKSICLNFGLAKKYGGKTNLRFDDTNPVTEDTEYVESIKEDVRWLGFEWANELYASDYFDLLYAFALNLVRQGLAYVDDSTPEEIATQKGTPTEPGTPNQYRRRSIEENVQLFEDMKAGKYPDGAKVLRAKVDLASPNMHMRDPIMYRIKHAKHHRTGDKWCIYPMYDFAHGQSDAIEEITHSICTLEFVPHRPLYEWFIDKLELFPSRQYEFARLNLNYTVMSKRKLLQLVNEGFVEGWDDPRMPTISGLRRRGYTPASVREFCERIGVAKRENMIDVSLLEFCIREDLNKTAWRRMAVLDPVKLVITNYPEGQTETLHGENNPEVEGGEGGRDIPFSRELWIEREDFMEVPPKKFFRLGVGLSVRLKNAYIITGESVVKDADGNIIEIHCTYIPESKSGSDTSGINVKGTIHWVSVPHAQTAEIRLYDRLFRVEDPSNEDGDFKEYINPDSLKVITGFIEQDLTNAVPGKGYQFIRKGYFTLDKYSTADKLVFNRTVTLKDGWVKK from the coding sequence ATGAGCGAAGAAAGATCGTTAAATTTTATAGAGGAAATAGTTGAGGATGATATAACTGCCGGCAAGCACGGCGGCAGGGTACACACCCGTTTTCCGCCCGAGCCAAACGGCTACCTGCACATCGGCCACGCAAAATCAATTTGCTTAAATTTTGGCCTCGCCAAAAAATACGGCGGCAAAACCAACCTGCGTTTTGATGACACCAACCCCGTAACCGAAGACACCGAATACGTAGAAAGCATTAAGGAAGATGTACGCTGGCTGGGCTTTGAATGGGCCAACGAGCTTTATGCATCCGACTACTTTGACCTGCTGTACGCTTTTGCCCTTAACCTGGTGCGCCAGGGCCTGGCTTATGTTGACGACAGCACACCCGAGGAGATAGCCACCCAAAAAGGTACACCAACTGAACCGGGCACACCTAACCAATACCGTCGCCGCAGCATTGAGGAAAACGTACAGTTGTTTGAGGACATGAAGGCCGGTAAATACCCGGACGGCGCTAAAGTTTTGCGTGCCAAGGTTGACCTGGCTTCACCAAACATGCACATGCGCGACCCGATCATGTACCGAATTAAACATGCTAAGCATCACCGTACGGGCGACAAATGGTGCATTTACCCGATGTATGATTTCGCCCATGGCCAGTCGGATGCTATTGAGGAGATCACCCACTCCATTTGTACGCTTGAATTTGTACCGCACCGCCCATTATATGAGTGGTTTATTGATAAGCTGGAGCTGTTTCCATCGCGCCAGTACGAGTTTGCACGCCTTAACCTGAACTATACCGTTATGAGCAAGCGCAAACTGCTGCAACTGGTTAACGAAGGGTTTGTTGAGGGATGGGACGACCCACGTATGCCTACCATCAGCGGCTTACGTCGCCGTGGCTACACCCCGGCCAGTGTTCGGGAGTTTTGTGAGCGCATTGGCGTGGCCAAACGTGAGAACATGATTGATGTTAGCTTGCTGGAATTCTGCATCCGCGAGGACTTAAATAAAACCGCATGGCGCCGTATGGCCGTGCTTGATCCGGTAAAACTGGTGATCACCAACTATCCGGAAGGGCAAACCGAAACCCTGCACGGCGAAAACAACCCTGAGGTTGAAGGCGGTGAAGGTGGCCGCGATATACCATTTAGCCGTGAGCTGTGGATAGAGCGCGAGGACTTTATGGAAGTTCCGCCTAAGAAATTCTTCCGCCTGGGTGTCGGACTAAGCGTAAGGCTGAAGAATGCCTACATCATAACCGGCGAAAGCGTGGTTAAGGATGCCGACGGCAATATTATCGAAATACATTGCACTTACATCCCCGAATCAAAATCGGGCAGCGATACCAGTGGTATCAACGTAAAGGGTACAATACACTGGGTAAGCGTTCCGCATGCGCAAACTGCTGAGATAAGGTTGTACGACCGTCTTTTCCGCGTGGAAGATCCGTCGAACGAAGACGGTGACTTTAAAGAATACATTAACCCGGACAGCCTCAAAGTTATCACGGGCTTTATTGAGCAGGATTTGACCAACGCCGTACCTGGCAAGGGTTACCAATTCATCCGCAAGGGTTACTTTACGCTTGATAAATACTCAACCGCCGACAAGCTGGTGTTTAACCGCACCGTTACCTTGAAGGATGGCTGGGTAAAGAAATAA
- a CDS encoding MGMT family protein, with amino-acid sequence MAEENFFDRVYEVVRQIPAGRVTSYGAIANYLGTKRSARVVGYAMGASGAAYSPVPAHRVVNSQGLLTGKFHFASFDLMEQMLASEGIMVEDNKILNFKEVFWDPTVELGFD; translated from the coding sequence ATGGCCGAAGAGAACTTTTTTGACCGGGTGTATGAGGTAGTGCGGCAAATACCGGCCGGGCGGGTAACCTCATACGGCGCTATCGCCAATTACTTAGGTACAAAACGTTCGGCCAGGGTAGTAGGTTATGCCATGGGTGCCTCGGGCGCGGCTTATTCGCCGGTTCCCGCGCACCGGGTAGTAAATAGTCAGGGCCTGCTTACGGGTAAATTCCATTTCGCTTCTTTCGACCTGATGGAGCAAATGCTGGCCAGTGAAGGCATCATGGTTGAAGACAACAAGATCCTGAATTTTAAAGAAGTTTTCTGGGATCCAACTGTCGAGCTCGGGTTTGACTAA
- a CDS encoding SRPBCC family protein: MKTYTLIWEQAIPISHAEAWDFFSSPLNLAKIAPPGMGFVITSDFTERTKMYEGMLISYNISPLFGIKMRWTTEITHIAHDKSYFIDEQRFGPYAMWHHEHHFREIDGGIHMTDRLTYAIPYGAAGTIANKVLVRKKVNDIFSYREKAIEKLFGKL, encoded by the coding sequence GTGAAAACATATACCTTAATATGGGAGCAAGCCATCCCGATTTCGCATGCTGAGGCATGGGACTTTTTTTCTTCGCCACTTAATTTAGCTAAAATCGCCCCGCCGGGCATGGGCTTCGTCATCACGTCCGACTTTACGGAGCGTACCAAAATGTACGAGGGTATGCTGATTTCTTATAACATATCGCCTTTATTCGGCATAAAAATGCGCTGGACGACAGAGATCACCCACATCGCCCATGATAAAAGCTATTTTATTGATGAACAACGTTTCGGGCCGTACGCCATGTGGCACCATGAGCACCATTTCAGGGAGATTGATGGCGGCATCCACATGACCGACAGGCTCACCTATGCTATACCTTACGGCGCGGCAGGTACCATAGCCAACAAAGTATTGGTACGCAAAAAGGTGAACGATATTTTCAGCTATCGCGAAAAGGCCATCGAAAAACTATTCGGTAAACTCTGA
- a CDS encoding sigma-54 dependent transcriptional regulator has product MKRILIIDDEVNVALLLSKFLTRNGFDVVTASNGANGLESLKNGEFNLVLCDYRLDDTDGREMLRHIKTNYPKTGVIIITGYSDIKMAVELIKMGAYDYITKPLYPDEILNTINKAIETQYALAEAEEEQLPVAAPEKSAAQKNGKKHLMGGEFVVGTSRASKELARQIDLVAPTGYSVIILGESGTGKEAVAKSIHAASPRANKPFIAMDCGSLTKELAASEFFGHEKGSFTGALYTKIGHFEMANGGTLFLDEVGNLSYDIQAALLRTVQERKVKRIGSTKEIDLDVRIIVATNENLQEGINKGRFREDLYHRFNEFAIYMPPLRDRGQDIIALAEHFLHMANDELGRNVTAFSEEVVECFMNYRWPGNIRELKNIVRRATLLTEGGEVPLKALPLELSNYKMPVLDTVPLANGATQQTPAPEVKEVKHNLKNAALEAEYETILRVLREVNFNKTRAAEILKIDRKTLYNKMKAINAGK; this is encoded by the coding sequence ATGAAAAGAATTCTCATCATTGATGATGAAGTGAATGTTGCCTTGTTGTTGTCAAAATTTCTAACACGAAATGGCTTTGATGTGGTTACCGCTTCAAACGGGGCCAACGGCCTCGAGAGTTTAAAGAACGGAGAATTTAACCTCGTACTGTGCGATTACAGGTTAGACGATACCGACGGCCGCGAAATGCTCCGTCATATTAAAACCAACTACCCTAAAACCGGTGTAATTATAATAACCGGTTATTCTGATATAAAAATGGCTGTTGAGCTCATAAAAATGGGCGCTTACGATTATATCACCAAGCCATTGTACCCTGATGAGATATTAAACACCATCAACAAGGCTATTGAAACGCAGTATGCGCTTGCTGAGGCTGAAGAGGAACAACTACCGGTTGCTGCGCCCGAAAAATCTGCAGCGCAAAAAAACGGTAAAAAACATTTAATGGGTGGCGAGTTTGTGGTGGGCACCAGCCGCGCTTCAAAAGAGCTTGCCCGGCAGATTGACCTGGTTGCCCCAACCGGTTACAGCGTTATTATATTGGGCGAAAGCGGTACCGGTAAAGAAGCCGTTGCCAAAAGCATACACGCGGCCAGCCCGAGGGCTAACAAACCGTTTATTGCCATGGATTGCGGCTCGCTTACTAAGGAGTTGGCCGCAAGTGAATTCTTCGGTCACGAAAAAGGATCATTTACCGGGGCTTTGTATACCAAGATAGGTCACTTCGAGATGGCCAATGGCGGTACGCTGTTTTTGGATGAAGTGGGTAACCTCTCTTATGATATACAGGCTGCCTTATTACGTACGGTGCAGGAACGTAAGGTAAAACGTATTGGCAGCACCAAAGAAATTGACCTGGATGTACGTATTATAGTAGCTACCAACGAAAACCTGCAGGAAGGCATTAACAAAGGCCGTTTCCGTGAGGATTTATACCATCGCTTTAACGAGTTTGCCATCTACATGCCGCCGCTGCGCGATCGCGGGCAGGATATTATAGCCCTCGCTGAGCATTTTTTGCATATGGCTAATGATGAGTTAGGGCGCAACGTTACCGCTTTCTCTGAGGAAGTGGTGGAATGTTTTATGAATTACCGCTGGCCCGGCAATATCCGCGAGCTGAAAAATATTGTACGCCGTGCTACCCTGCTTACCGAAGGTGGTGAGGTGCCGCTGAAGGCGCTGCCGCTGGAATTGTCCAATTATAAAATGCCTGTGCTCGATACCGTGCCTCTTGCAAACGGAGCAACACAGCAAACCCCTGCACCGGAAGTTAAAGAGGTTAAACATAACCTGAAAAATGCCGCACTTGAAGCGGAATACGAAACCATTTTGCGTGTACTGCGCGAAGTGAACTTTAATAAAACCCGCGCGGCCGAGATACTTAAGATTGACAGGAAGACGCTTTACAACAAAATGAAGGCGATTAACGCCGGTAAATAA
- a CDS encoding ABC transporter permease, with amino-acid sequence MTGIDIKIALRTFLKGKWYNLLNIAGLALGLAAFIAVTLYVDNETSYDTWNKNIDRIFLVEREMPNGPSAYTPGKLAAEIKAQCPEVEETGRMNTALYQLPFHTPNGRFMIRKWIGADYSIAKILGIKPKGFNLNSASPTTTVLLSEQTAATLFPHDSLVQNKTVNMMSKNGMPMIVAGVAEEAPGNTNLNFDCIGFDKDITQGKDQSYANQIYQTYILVRPGANVEQLSEKIDKVYKEAVQADTSQVAKQSITLSSTKPAIYLDPLKNLHLKPHYGSQVNAQIVKSLVILALIILIVTGVNFTNLYVSQANKRSKEVGIKKVNGIVKHQIIVQFLTEIFLQCLSALTLAFVIVAVGLPDFNQVLSINLLITNISLNVIIQLVAALLGLTLLAGVYPAIIMAGFKPIEVLRGNQFVGKDAFLWVRNGITALQFTFAIGFVITLIVINQQVNYMKTEDTGFTAKQVVYIENLGIYNHPDKFTSVSNRIKAITGVKNVSVASNVPGGYVPASYEYNVKNKAYSLQTIGVGYNYFETLNIGLKAGQFFSSTFKADSANAVINETAAKAMALNNPLGAIVEGCGGNYKVIGVVKDVKANGFESGIQPTIYLMNAGCNLLKTQIMISAESKAIPAMLATLNRQWSDINKLDGDNFNYHFLDETYGKLFTKQEQLRSVLIYFSALAVFIASLGFFASAAQAIRLRMKEITIRKVLGANSAQLLFTLSKPFVYVVITANLIAWPVSLLITNRWLETFAYRIHVSFTPFAMALFISIAIVAITVCLQIARAIRFNPASKLKV; translated from the coding sequence ATGACCGGTATCGACATTAAAATAGCACTGCGCACTTTTTTAAAAGGCAAATGGTATAACCTTTTAAATATTGCCGGACTTGCGTTAGGGCTGGCAGCCTTTATCGCCGTTACCCTGTATGTTGATAACGAAACCAGCTACGATACCTGGAACAAAAACATTGACCGCATATTTTTGGTAGAGCGTGAAATGCCCAACGGCCCATCGGCCTATACGCCCGGCAAACTGGCGGCAGAAATAAAAGCTCAATGCCCCGAAGTAGAGGAAACCGGGCGAATGAACACAGCTTTATATCAACTGCCTTTCCACACACCTAACGGGCGCTTTATGATCAGAAAATGGATAGGCGCCGATTACTCCATCGCTAAAATATTAGGTATAAAACCCAAAGGTTTTAACCTGAATTCAGCGAGTCCGACCACTACGGTTTTACTTTCTGAACAAACGGCTGCAACGCTTTTTCCGCATGATAGTTTGGTGCAGAACAAAACGGTAAACATGATGTCGAAAAATGGCATGCCGATGATCGTAGCGGGCGTGGCAGAAGAAGCACCAGGAAATACTAATCTCAACTTCGACTGTATCGGCTTTGATAAGGATATTACCCAAGGTAAAGATCAAAGCTACGCCAACCAGATATATCAAACTTATATTCTGGTACGGCCAGGTGCAAACGTTGAACAGCTTTCCGAAAAAATCGACAAGGTGTATAAAGAGGCTGTACAAGCCGATACCAGCCAGGTGGCAAAACAATCAATCACCTTGTCATCAACCAAACCGGCAATCTATTTAGATCCTTTAAAAAACCTGCACCTAAAGCCACATTATGGCTCACAGGTTAATGCACAGATTGTGAAAAGCCTGGTAATATTGGCGCTTATAATACTGATTGTAACGGGCGTTAACTTCACTAATCTATATGTTTCGCAAGCCAATAAGCGCTCAAAAGAAGTTGGCATAAAAAAGGTGAACGGCATAGTAAAGCATCAAATTATCGTACAGTTTTTAACGGAGATATTTTTGCAGTGCCTGTCGGCTTTAACCCTTGCTTTTGTGATTGTTGCGGTGGGCCTGCCTGACTTTAATCAGGTATTGAGTATAAATCTGCTTATTACTAATATCAGCCTGAATGTCATCATCCAACTGGTAGCGGCTCTATTGGGACTCACACTGTTGGCAGGCGTTTACCCCGCAATCATAATGGCTGGTTTTAAACCGATAGAAGTGTTAAGAGGAAACCAATTTGTTGGTAAAGATGCCTTTTTGTGGGTGAGAAATGGCATTACCGCCTTGCAGTTTACCTTTGCTATAGGTTTCGTGATCACGCTGATCGTTATCAATCAGCAGGTAAATTATATGAAAACTGAAGACACGGGCTTTACCGCTAAACAGGTGGTATATATCGAAAACCTCGGCATCTATAATCATCCGGATAAGTTTACATCTGTGAGTAACCGCATTAAAGCGATAACGGGTGTAAAAAACGTGAGCGTAGCTTCAAATGTGCCGGGAGGTTACGTGCCCGCATCATATGAATACAATGTAAAAAACAAAGCGTACTCCCTGCAAACCATTGGTGTAGGATATAACTATTTTGAAACCTTAAATATCGGGTTAAAAGCGGGGCAGTTCTTCTCGTCGACTTTTAAGGCCGACTCTGCCAACGCGGTAATCAATGAAACAGCAGCAAAAGCTATGGCACTTAACAACCCGCTTGGCGCTATAGTAGAAGGATGCGGGGGTAATTACAAAGTTATAGGCGTAGTAAAGGATGTTAAAGCCAATGGGTTTGAAAGCGGCATACAGCCCACCATATACCTGATGAACGCCGGTTGCAATTTGCTGAAAACGCAAATCATGATCAGCGCGGAAAGCAAAGCTATACCGGCCATGCTGGCTACGCTAAACCGGCAATGGAGCGACATTAACAAACTGGATGGCGACAACTTCAATTATCATTTCCTGGATGAAACATACGGCAAACTGTTTACCAAACAGGAACAGTTACGTTCTGTGCTCATTTATTTTTCGGCGCTGGCTGTATTTATAGCATCATTGGGTTTCTTTGCTTCGGCAGCGCAGGCTATCCGTTTACGGATGAAGGAGATCACTATCCGCAAAGTGCTGGGTGCAAACAGCGCCCAGTTGCTTTTTACACTAAGCAAGCCTTTTGTTTATGTAGTGATAACAGCTAACCTCATTGCCTGGCCGGTATCATTGCTTATAACTAACCGCTGGCTGGAAACATTTGCTTATCGCATTCATGTTTCCTTCACACCGTTTGCCATGGCGTTGTTTATTTCGATAGCGATTGTGGCCATAACCGTTTGCCTTCAAATTGCCCGGGCAATCCGGTTTAACCCGGCTTCAAAGCTTAAGGTATAA
- a CDS encoding phage holin family protein: MEEKKDTATAQPIIDQLKEYAETRFTLAKYKAIEKGTSIIASIIIDLIVVVIAAVTFLFASFTLALFLADVFASYWKGFGAVAGFYLIIVIIILAAKGSFEKPIINGFIKKIFK; the protein is encoded by the coding sequence ATGGAAGAAAAAAAAGATACTGCGACAGCCCAGCCGATTATTGATCAGCTGAAGGAATATGCCGAAACCCGCTTTACCCTGGCCAAGTACAAGGCTATTGAAAAGGGAACGTCAATCATTGCCAGCATTATAATTGATCTGATTGTTGTTGTAATCGCAGCAGTAACCTTCTTATTCGCGAGTTTTACACTGGCATTATTCCTGGCGGACGTATTTGCTTCCTACTGGAAAGGCTTTGGTGCCGTGGCGGGTTTCTATCTGATTATAGTCATCATCATTCTGGCAGCAAAGGGTAGCTTTGAAAAGCCGATAATTAATGGTTTCATCAAAAAAATCTTCAAATAA
- a CDS encoding ribonuclease H-like YkuK family protein gives MTWRKFSGEVIQTPILEEVEHAIERETELGNKLKVCIGTDSQVKGAVTDFATVIVFIREQRGGFMFIHQERTSQKMSIKERMLTEVQKSIDTAYRLCDLLDLYDVELEVHADINTNPMFKSNQALHEAMGYILSMGFVFKAKPEAFASSYCANKMVQ, from the coding sequence ATGACCTGGAGAAAATTTAGCGGCGAAGTGATCCAAACGCCCATCCTCGAAGAAGTTGAACACGCCATTGAACGTGAAACTGAATTAGGCAACAAACTTAAAGTATGCATTGGTACCGATTCGCAGGTAAAAGGCGCGGTTACTGATTTTGCTACCGTAATCGTTTTCATCCGTGAGCAACGCGGCGGGTTTATGTTCATTCACCAGGAACGTACATCACAAAAAATGAGTATTAAAGAGCGTATGCTTACCGAGGTGCAAAAATCAATTGATACAGCGTACCGGCTTTGCGACTTGCTCGACCTGTACGATGTTGAACTTGAAGTGCATGCCGACATTAATACTAACCCGATGTTTAAAAGTAACCAGGCGCTGCACGAGGCTATGGGCTACATTTTAAGCATGGGCTTTGTATTTAAGGCAAAACCGGAGGCTTTCGCGAGTTCGTATTGTGCAAATAAAATGGTGCAATAA
- a CDS encoding YtxH domain-containing protein, which translates to MNDNTKTVVALLAGLAAGAALGLLFAPDKGSETRDKLSDSLKNLGDSIKDTAAAEIDNLVGFKDRVVQNIKTKIKGAEEEYQDDLEHA; encoded by the coding sequence ATGAACGACAACACAAAAACAGTAGTTGCCTTGCTGGCAGGATTAGCGGCAGGCGCGGCATTAGGGTTATTATTTGCCCCTGATAAAGGCTCTGAAACCCGTGACAAACTCAGCGATTCATTAAAAAACCTTGGCGATTCAATTAAAGACACAGCTGCTGCCGAAATTGATAACCTGGTAGGTTTTAAAGACAGGGTTGTTCAAAATATCAAAACAAAAATTAAAGGTGCTGAAGAAGAGTACCAGGACGACCTGGAGCACGCATAA